A stretch of DNA from Spirosoma endbachense:
GTCTTAATCAGTTCAGGCTGGGGTGTATTGCGACTACTAATACCAATTTCCCGCGCCCAGATGATCTCCCAAAGGGCCAGATGCTCTACCACCTCGGCAATTGACCAGCGGTCGGGCGATTCGTGAAAGTGCCATTGGGCATCCGTGAGATTTTCGGTTTCCCGGATCAATGCATCACGCGTACGTTTGAGGTTATCGAGCGTATACGTCCGGTCGGCTTCAGTCCAGAGTTTCTGGGCATTGGCCCCACTGTTTATTCCAAACAAAGCAATTAGTAATATACTGATAATGAGTTGATTCTTCATGAAATTAGTTTGCCTTTGTAAATACTTCCTTTAGTTTTCCATCCCATCCCTGCTGTACATACTGGCCATTATTGAGCGAAATTTTAAACGTCTCAGCATTGCCTTTACGCTTACCGTCGGCCTGCCACGACCAGAATTCATTCGTTTCGGTCAGCGTTTTACCATCGAACTGATACATAGCTCCTCCCGCTCCATCAAACCGCCGGGTTATGGGATTATAATAGGCATAGACAACCATCGGGTAACTGAAAATTTTGACTACCTGCATGTTTTTATACTTGCCTTCGCCCAACCGATCTGTTCCACCCCACTGCCCTTCTTTCATAAACCAGACGCCCTCCAGACCTGCATTTTTTAGCGGCTCAGTGCTTTTGATACGTTCTGCGACTTCATTGATGGGGTAGTTTGGGTACTTCTCAGAGTTCATGACGCCAAACTGTTCATACTGCTTATCGCTGATTTTGTAATCGAATGAAAAGACACTGCCAACAGCGGTAGAATCCCAGGAGTAGAAACCAACCTTTTCGATGTACTTGCCGTTTTTCAGCTCGTACGTACCTCCACAAGCCCCATTAAATGGCTTAATTCCCGTGGTTTTTTCATCGTAGCTGCCCCGTCGTTTGTCGTCATAGAACGCTCCCAGCCAGTAGCCGTCCCGAAACACCTTGATCACTGTAACCGAGTCTCGGGCTTTCCACTCGGTCATGGAACCATACTTGTTTTTTGCCTGGCGAAAGGCTCCATTCAGCTTACTCACCGGCTCTTCGGACTCGAACGCCAGCATGGTCAGCAGCGAGGCCAGACTTAAAATGTACTTCATCATCTTGTTGTTTACGTAGATTTGATGACAAAGCTACCGGCAGTGCAGAGCCTGTGATTGTAAAAATGCGACATTCTCTTTTCCAGAACTTTACTGATACGGAGAATGCAAAATGCTCCGGTTATTTTCAGGAATAACCGGAGCATTGCCCTTTGATCGAAACCAATAATTCAACTTACAACCTCGGATTTACCCGGTTTCGCATACTTCTCCAGCATCGGTGTAATGAGTTTTTCAGAAAAACCAGCCAGAAACGCAAAAAACATCTCGACAAATGATAACGTTTGACAGGCCGGACAATCCCCGACCTGTTTGCAATCGACACATCCATTGCCGACAGAATTGATGAGTTCAGGGTTGAAAAAATTGGTTTGGAGGATCAAATAAATGACTAATCCTGCACCTGGTCCAATCAATAGGCGTTGTAGAGCACCCTGATTACCAAGGTATAAAAGAGGAGTCGACGTACTGGATTCGTACTGACGGCTGGCCAGACTAAACATTGCTCCGAGTAAACCCAGAAACTCAACAAATACCAGATTGGTCCAGGGTCCAATAACCGGAACAAATACTGACTCGGCATAAGTCGTCAGTAGCGCATAGACAATGGTAAACCCAATCACTAAACCGCCGAATCCCCATAGAATTCGTCTTAGATTACGGTGATAGAGTCCCAGTCGGTAATATTGATCGTTGGTTGCTTCATCTAACACTTCAGCCGCTTTCAAGACGATTGTCAGCAGGCTTTGCTTCGCAAGTTTCGGCTCAGCTTTCTTTTTATCAGGTTCTGCTGCTCGTTCACGAAAGGCTTCATACTTAAACCCTATTGTATTGCCTTTCTTTTCGCCTAACAACGACTCAACCAGTTCGAGTCGCCAACCTTTTAGCTTGCTGGTACGCTCCAGGAAAATCTGGTGTGCTTTTTCCAGCAATCCTTCTTCTGTCAGGTCATTTATTTCCAGCCGGTTCGCCGACTTAATATACCGCCAGGCCAGTTCAAGGTTTTTTGCCTCATATGATTTAACAGCCAATGAAAACAACCCGCGAGCCATGATATACCACGTATTGTCAGGCATATCAGGATTTATATTTTGCTTAATTATAAGCCGAAGGCGAAGTTGTGCCAGTTCGTCGAGCAGTCGAATTTTAGGGAAGTATTTAGCCATTAGCCATTTGTTCTGAATTTTAGGTATTTCCGGCAATTCATCTAAACTGTTCATATTATTTGGTGGGGAATAGTTATCAAAAAATATATGATTTGCCCGTTATCAATACTGCACAAAACAGAGTTGTCAGCATTGATAACGGGCAGATAACATCATTAGAGCATCAACTTAAAAGCACAACTCCTGCACAAAAATCGGGGACAGGAATTAGTTACCTATGTCTTATTTCGCGACCAGTACGGTTACGTTCACGATTTTCCATTCTTCATTCATTCGTTCCAGATAGCGTTCTTCTACACTGTGCCGGATCGTTCCATCCGGGCGAGTGTTATACTGATCGAAGATGACAAAAGCGGAGCCACCATTGACCCGAATCAGGTAGTTTTCGCGGGTTACTTTGTCTTTGCTCGGTTCACCCGGTTTAGTGGCGGCTTCAGTTATTAATTTTCGATACTCATCGCCCACCATTTTAGTAACTACGTTTCCCAGATCACTCCCTATCCGCGAGGCATATTTTGTGTCGGCCCAATGGCTTAGATACGTTTTAAAATCGCGGGCATACACGGCCGCCGTTAATCCTTCAAGGACTTTTTTGATAGCAGCTTCGTCGTCGGCAACCGGTGGCACAAAAGGCCGGTGCTGAGCCGATACCAGTTTCCAGGTATTCCCTTTCTCGTTGGTAAAAACGTAGGTAAAAAGCTCTCGAATACTGTATGGATTTCC
This window harbors:
- a CDS encoding Cif family virulence factor; the protein is MKAIKPFLFSLLLAFGSTSYGQATFTKVTFDDLMARYDKDPIKFLKTETAPDFQFLGSTIEDVNGTLAIYDRLQQLKRDYAAVNVRQYGQTGVATGLLTHMYAVKSSGNPYSIRELFTYVFTNEKGNTWKLVSAQHRPFVPPVADDEAAIKKVLEGLTAAVYARDFKTYLSHWADTKYASRIGSDLGNVVTKMVGDEYRKLITEAATKPGEPSKDKVTRENYLIRVNGGSAFVIFDQYNTRPDGTIRHSVEERYLERMNEEWKIVNVTVLVAK